One window of the Pyrinomonadaceae bacterium genome contains the following:
- a CDS encoding PAS domain S-box protein — MVKLLQRKYGGVQLDLIFSMSNPALKFLVQHRSELFANVPIVFLVNDERRVAGLDLRSNITGVWGRVELSPTLDMALASQPGTQRVVVTAGNAAIDRDLMTLAQKEFRAYEGRVSVTYLTDMTVEEARQHLAVLPDKTVVIFLNFNVDRNGKRYFSPDVVSQLASTSQAPIYASSEIYLDHGIVGGRLLSYEALGFAAGKLGLRILAGESAQSIPPQTIPSVNIVDWRQLRRWNIDESRLPPGSIVRYKEFSVWELYKWRIVGAVALIALQALGIVWLLFLRAKRRQAEEANSKLATIVETSDDAILSKTLEGIIISWNAGAEKIYGYTASEIVGQHVSILAPPELKGEVQEILERLRRGGTVDHLETQRVSKEGIRIDVSLTISPIKNERGIIMGASTIARDITARKKAEAEELQHRTELAHLSRVTMLGELSGSLAHELNQPLTAILSNAQAAQRFLAHDDVDLDEVRDILGDIVNQDKRAGEVIHRLRLLLKKSTAEHQPLDLNEVVSEVLKLVRNDLLNQRVTGQMDLAPQLPAIVGDRVQLQQVVLNLVMNGCDAIASGPAADRKLIIRTEMNNGGICLSVADRGVGLAPDNLEKVFEPFFSTKPHGMGLGLSVCRTIIDAHGGKLWAANNTERGTTFYFTIPVKPELRS, encoded by the coding sequence ATGGTCAAGCTACTACAACGGAAATATGGAGGAGTACAACTTGACCTGATCTTTTCAATGTCAAACCCAGCCTTGAAATTTCTGGTGCAGCATCGAAGCGAACTCTTCGCAAACGTTCCGATCGTGTTTCTCGTCAATGACGAAAGACGGGTGGCAGGCCTTGACCTGCGATCAAACATTACCGGCGTCTGGGGAAGGGTGGAGCTTTCTCCAACCCTGGACATGGCGCTCGCGTCCCAACCCGGAACGCAAAGAGTTGTGGTCACGGCTGGTAACGCGGCTATAGACAGGGACCTAATGACGCTCGCGCAGAAGGAGTTTCGTGCGTATGAAGGCAGGGTGTCGGTAACCTATCTCACCGACATGACTGTCGAGGAGGCACGTCAGCACCTCGCAGTGCTGCCGGACAAGACTGTCGTAATTTTTCTTAACTTCAATGTTGACCGCAACGGTAAAAGGTACTTCAGCCCGGATGTGGTATCTCAACTAGCCTCGACCTCGCAGGCCCCAATCTATGCATCGTCAGAGATTTACCTTGACCATGGAATTGTCGGTGGGCGATTGCTCAGTTATGAAGCGCTCGGCTTCGCTGCTGGAAAACTGGGCTTACGCATTCTCGCCGGCGAGAGCGCTCAGAGTATTCCGCCGCAAACTATTCCCAGCGTTAACATTGTTGATTGGCGACAACTACGCCGGTGGAACATAGACGAATCCAGGCTGCCACCGGGAAGCATTGTCCGTTACAAGGAGTTTTCGGTTTGGGAGCTATACAAATGGCGCATTGTTGGAGCCGTCGCACTCATAGCTCTCCAGGCGTTGGGTATCGTTTGGCTACTCTTCTTACGCGCCAAACGGAGGCAAGCCGAAGAAGCAAACAGTAAGTTGGCGACGATCGTCGAGACTTCGGATGATGCGATTTTGAGTAAGACGCTGGAGGGAATAATCATTAGTTGGAATGCCGGTGCCGAAAAGATCTATGGGTACACTGCCAGCGAAATTGTCGGGCAGCATGTTTCGATCCTGGCTCCTCCTGAACTGAAAGGTGAAGTGCAGGAAATTCTTGAACGACTCCGCCGCGGCGGCACCGTGGATCATCTGGAAACGCAGCGTGTGTCCAAAGAAGGAATCCGCATCGACGTCTCTCTGACAATTTCGCCCATCAAGAATGAGCGCGGCATAATTATGGGCGCTTCGACTATTGCCCGTGACATAACGGCCCGCAAAAAGGCTGAAGCCGAGGAACTACAGCATCGAACGGAACTGGCGCACCTGTCGCGAGTGACGATGCTGGGGGAACTCTCCGGCTCACTCGCGCACGAGTTGAATCAACCGCTCACCGCCATTCTCAGCAACGCGCAGGCGGCGCAGCGCTTTCTCGCGCACGACGATGTCGATCTTGACGAAGTGCGCGATATCCTCGGCGACATCGTGAATCAGGACAAACGAGCTGGTGAGGTAATCCATCGTTTGCGCCTCTTGCTCAAAAAGAGCACGGCTGAGCATCAACCTCTCGATCTCAATGAGGTGGTCAGTGAAGTTCTCAAGCTCGTGCGCAATGATTTGCTCAATCAGCGAGTAACCGGGCAAATGGATCTCGCGCCCCAACTGCCTGCCATTGTAGGAGACCGGGTGCAGTTGCAGCAGGTCGTGCTGAACCTGGTGATGAACGGCTGCGACGCCATTGCCAGCGGTCCGGCCGCCGATCGCAAACTCATCATCCGCACTGAAATGAATAACGGCGGGATCTGCCTTTCCGTAGCTGACCGAGGGGTTGGTCTGGCGCCGGATAATCTTGAGAAGGTGTTCGAGCCATTCTTCAGCACCAAACCGCATGGTATGGGACTGGGTTTATCCGTCTGTCGCACGATCATTGACGCGCATGGCGGGAAATTGTGGGCGGCGAACAATACGGAGCGCGGGACTACATTTTATTTCACGATTCCCGTGAAACCGGAACTGCGGTCATGA
- a CDS encoding BamA/TamA family outer membrane protein encodes MAIGYVFKLNQEDKLSPPFTVGVVGAFTNSGTRGGGLGGRLYFSENKYQTTFAIAKGRVNFDFYGVGRRPGGEAVKVAIQGGGTVFFGEFMRNVGKNIFVGPRYQHRKIYTRLDGPQTPGGFEIPPIDLQATTVALGFHIQRDKRDSTFYPTKGSLFEATGDFFDESWGSKRQYQNYKVEYNVYRAVGSKQVLAYRGMICSANQSVPFYDLCMFGVNSDLRGYTGGEFQNRRMFATQAEYRRELKGRFGVVAFGGIGGIANRWNAFRSDELLPAAGAGLRFKLDKKNHINYRIDFAVGRAGRTLSIGIGEAF; translated from the coding sequence TTGGCAATTGGTTACGTCTTCAAGCTTAACCAGGAAGATAAACTGTCGCCGCCTTTTACGGTGGGAGTCGTGGGCGCTTTCACGAACAGCGGCACCCGCGGAGGCGGCCTGGGCGGACGGCTGTATTTCAGCGAGAACAAGTATCAAACGACGTTCGCGATCGCGAAGGGGCGCGTCAATTTTGACTTCTATGGTGTCGGGCGTCGTCCGGGAGGGGAGGCCGTCAAGGTTGCCATCCAGGGGGGAGGCACGGTTTTCTTCGGCGAATTCATGCGCAACGTCGGGAAGAATATTTTTGTCGGACCTCGTTATCAGCACCGCAAGATCTATACCCGGCTTGATGGGCCACAAACCCCGGGCGGTTTCGAAATTCCTCCGATCGATTTGCAGGCGACCACGGTAGCGCTGGGCTTTCACATTCAGCGCGACAAACGAGACAGCACTTTCTATCCGACGAAGGGTTCGTTGTTTGAAGCGACCGGCGACTTCTTTGATGAGTCGTGGGGTAGCAAACGGCAATACCAAAACTATAAGGTCGAGTACAACGTTTACCGCGCAGTCGGTAGTAAGCAAGTCCTGGCTTACCGGGGAATGATCTGCTCAGCGAACCAGAGTGTGCCCTTTTACGATCTGTGTATGTTTGGCGTGAATAGCGACCTGCGCGGATACACGGGCGGCGAGTTCCAGAATCGACGCATGTTTGCCACTCAGGCGGAATACCGGCGCGAGCTGAAGGGCAGGTTTGGGGTGGTCGCGTTTGGTGGAATTGGCGGGATTGCAAACAGGTGGAACGCGTTTCGCAGTGACGAACTATTGCCGGCGGCGGGAGCAGGTTTGCGGTTCAAACTCGACAAAAAGAACCACATCAACTACCGCATCGACTTCGCTGTAGGTAGAGCCGGTCGCACTTTGTCGATTGGAATCGGCGAGGCGTTTTAG
- a CDS encoding response regulator, whose product MNDISPVVFVVDDDLDVLKSLARVLRSAGLKVATFSSPSEFLEQHVPRGAGCLVLDVAMPGLNGLELQAALKAIGSKIPIVFLTGRGDVPMSVQAMKGGASDFLIKPVHDGDLLKAVHTALEKDRIERQHRAEMDDIQERLATLTPREREVLNHVVTGQLNKQIALNLGTVEQTIKVHRARVMEKMKVNSVAELVRLTERLGTNRMIE is encoded by the coding sequence ATGAACGATATTTCGCCAGTAGTCTTTGTGGTGGACGACGATCTGGACGTGCTTAAGAGTCTGGCGCGCGTGCTGCGATCGGCTGGTTTGAAGGTCGCCACTTTCAGTTCGCCCAGTGAGTTTCTGGAGCAGCACGTTCCTCGCGGCGCTGGTTGTCTTGTGCTCGACGTCGCGATGCCCGGCTTGAATGGACTTGAGCTGCAAGCGGCGCTAAAGGCGATAGGCAGCAAGATTCCGATCGTTTTCCTTACCGGCCGTGGCGACGTTCCCATGAGCGTGCAGGCGATGAAGGGAGGCGCTTCGGATTTCCTCATTAAGCCCGTTCATGACGGAGACCTGCTTAAAGCCGTTCACACCGCCCTCGAAAAGGATCGCATTGAGCGGCAGCACCGCGCCGAGATGGATGACATCCAGGAACGGCTGGCCACGCTGACGCCGCGCGAACGTGAAGTTCTCAACCATGTGGTCACAGGACAGCTGAACAAGCAGATCGCCCTTAATCTCGGTACAGTCGAACAGACCATCAAAGTCCACCGCGCCCGCGTGATGGAAAAAATGAAGGTGAATTCCGTGGCCGAACTTGTCCGCCTGACCGAGCGCTTGGGAACGAACCGGATGATCGAATAG
- a CDS encoding formylglycine-generating enzyme family protein, with product MNGRTVLLLAIALAVVALLAWLLLRSPAQKVGVSSATKSRAVTPNAQPNFAATITNPVSAPSAPPEGMVYIPGGEFSMGSLDPVATEMYCGGDEPMNDARPIHRVSVDAFFMDETEVTNEEFERFTKATGYVTVAERKPTREEFPDAPEENLVAGSVVFSPAPRPVVSLHDHYQWWSYVAGANWRHPDGPQSDLKGREKSPVVHIAYEDAEAYAKWAGKRLPTEAEFEFAARGGLSGKTYAWGDDLKPNGKWPANIYQGKFPVKGADKGEDGFKGIAPVARFQANGYGLFDVGGNVWEWTSDWYRADYYSTLAQQGGVARNPQGPSSSHDPSEPNVPKRVHRGGSFLCTDEYCTRYMVGTRGKGEVRSASNHLGFRCVKDAPKQG from the coding sequence ATGAACGGTCGAACGGTGCTCCTCCTTGCCATCGCACTGGCAGTCGTTGCCTTACTGGCATGGCTGCTGCTCCGCTCGCCGGCACAGAAGGTTGGTGTGAGCTCAGCCACAAAGAGCCGTGCAGTCACTCCCAACGCCCAACCCAATTTTGCCGCAACGATCACGAATCCGGTTTCGGCGCCCAGCGCGCCACCGGAAGGAATGGTCTACATCCCCGGCGGTGAGTTCTCGATGGGCTCGCTTGACCCGGTCGCGACGGAAATGTACTGCGGGGGTGACGAGCCGATGAATGACGCGCGGCCGATTCATCGTGTTTCGGTCGATGCGTTTTTCATGGACGAAACCGAAGTTACCAATGAAGAGTTTGAACGGTTCACGAAAGCGACTGGCTACGTGACCGTGGCGGAGCGCAAGCCCACCCGCGAAGAGTTTCCCGATGCGCCCGAGGAAAACCTGGTGGCCGGCTCGGTTGTCTTTTCGCCTGCGCCGCGGCCGGTTGTTTCACTCCATGATCATTACCAGTGGTGGAGCTATGTCGCGGGTGCTAACTGGCGCCATCCGGATGGGCCACAAAGCGATCTGAAAGGCCGCGAGAAATCTCCGGTCGTACACATCGCTTATGAAGATGCAGAGGCCTACGCGAAGTGGGCCGGGAAGCGTTTGCCCACAGAAGCTGAATTTGAGTTTGCCGCACGCGGTGGACTCAGCGGAAAGACCTATGCCTGGGGAGATGACTTAAAGCCAAATGGCAAATGGCCGGCAAACATTTATCAGGGCAAGTTTCCGGTGAAGGGCGCCGACAAAGGCGAGGATGGTTTTAAGGGCATTGCCCCGGTCGCGCGGTTTCAGGCCAACGGTTACGGATTATTTGATGTGGGCGGGAACGTATGGGAGTGGACCAGCGATTGGTATCGCGCCGACTACTATTCAACTCTGGCCCAACAAGGCGGTGTCGCGCGCAACCCTCAGGGCCCATCCAGCAGCCATGACCCCAGCGAACCAAATGTGCCTAAGCGGGTGCACCGCGGCGGTTCGTTCCTTTGCACAGACGAGTATTGCACTCGCTATATGGTGGGCACGCGGGGCAAAGGCGAAGTGCGCTCGGCCAGCAATCATCTTGGCTTCCGTTGCGTGAAGGATGCGCCGAAGCAAGGTTAG
- a CDS encoding carboxypeptidase regulatory-like domain-containing protein translates to MSRTFCSPDFLSPILREGRLFISASSLLIGLMPFVFVSQVGASSRLRFQSTAVLQGRVLDQNGAVVPRAQISAQNKATGFARTGETDSDGHYQIAALPVGNYRLEVKASGFRTELVEHVSIEVARIVVQDFRLEIGSITKTINVASDTPLVETATVSVGQVIDQRSVQELPLNGRHFIDLGLLVPGSVTPPQNGNLALPARGQGSFALNTAGNREETVNYQINGINLNDQINNIISFLPPISSLQEFKVDNSTFSAEYGRNSGAIVNIATRGGTNQFHGELLEYFRNDALDARNFFNFTSSRPPPFKRNQFGASIGGPILFPRFGEGGSPFSYNGTNRTFFFFSYEGLRQRQSVDVNTLVLSDAQRASVTDPVIKKLVDLIPRANFTDASGAVRFVGSAPVAVVVDQWALDVNHNFNNSDQLHGYYAVQRDERSEPTALGNTIPGFGDVRHGFRQIFTLNYTHIFTPNMVNEARFGFNRVSFTAVAGAQLNPADFGIRNGINQVGALPQINVAGGLNFGGPTQIPTGRGDTSFVASDTLSQLRGRHSLKFGGEFRRFYNNNNTLDSGVFQFPSVAAFVAGNANSFSITLGNRSGSIAQGALDFFALDSFKWRRNLTLELGLRYEWNMSPNERFNRFYVFDPTRVALVNVGRDIDQVYKTNAQNLQPRVGVAWDPFGDGKTSVRVAYAIMTEQPTVQAVSNAVANPPNATPLSFTGTVRLNNAIDLARASGISLVSVDHNYKNTYVQSWNLNIQREIIPRLAVMVGYFGSKGTHLRISRNLNQPTSGVRPYPFLSASSPVLPGASLGNITQIEGTGNSSYNALWTTVSRRFSSGLQFSASYTLSKSIDYNSINAPPTVITVQNSYDLRNDRGLSDFDARHRLVVSGIYELPFKGNRLKEGWQFSVILQAQTGNPVNIITTNTAVNGVANTLRPDVRGPVENVGRVDRWLDTSAFTAVPRFGSLGRNVIIGPGFSNVDFSILKNIKLDEKMRLQFRAEVFDLLNHASFGQPGRVVGSATFGQISNTRFPTGDSGSSRQLQFALKFLF, encoded by the coding sequence ATGAGCCGGACATTCTGTTCCCCCGATTTTCTTTCGCCGATCCTTCGTGAAGGGCGGCTCTTCATCTCCGCATCGTCTCTGTTAATTGGCCTGATGCCGTTTGTCTTCGTATCTCAAGTGGGCGCGTCGTCGCGCCTGCGCTTCCAATCCACTGCAGTCTTGCAAGGAAGAGTTCTCGACCAGAATGGCGCCGTGGTCCCTCGCGCACAAATCTCAGCACAGAATAAGGCAACCGGATTCGCACGAACCGGAGAGACTGACAGCGATGGCCATTATCAGATAGCGGCGCTGCCGGTTGGCAACTACCGCCTGGAAGTTAAAGCCTCAGGTTTTAGAACAGAGCTAGTTGAGCACGTAAGTATCGAAGTCGCGCGCATCGTCGTTCAGGACTTTCGTTTGGAAATTGGCAGTATTACCAAGACTATTAATGTCGCGTCTGATACGCCGCTTGTTGAGACCGCCACCGTTTCAGTCGGGCAGGTAATCGATCAACGCTCAGTCCAGGAGCTGCCGCTAAACGGTCGCCATTTTATAGATTTAGGCTTGCTTGTGCCGGGCTCGGTCACGCCGCCTCAGAATGGCAACCTCGCGCTACCGGCGCGCGGTCAGGGATCGTTTGCTTTGAACACAGCCGGCAATCGTGAAGAGACGGTCAACTATCAGATCAACGGCATCAACTTGAATGATCAGATCAATAACATCATCAGTTTCCTGCCGCCAATAAGTAGTCTTCAGGAATTCAAGGTCGACAACTCGACGTTCAGCGCTGAATACGGACGCAACTCAGGCGCGATCGTCAATATCGCCACTCGCGGCGGAACAAACCAATTCCATGGTGAGCTGCTGGAATATTTTCGAAATGATGCGCTCGACGCGCGAAACTTTTTTAATTTTACTTCAAGCCGGCCGCCGCCATTCAAACGAAATCAGTTTGGCGCTTCAATCGGTGGTCCCATCCTGTTCCCCCGCTTCGGGGAAGGCGGGTCGCCATTTAGCTATAACGGGACGAACCGGACTTTCTTTTTCTTTTCTTATGAGGGATTACGACAAAGGCAGAGCGTTGACGTAAACACTCTTGTGCTGAGCGACGCTCAACGCGCATCAGTTACCGACCCGGTGATCAAGAAATTGGTTGACCTAATTCCGCGAGCGAACTTTACAGACGCGTCCGGCGCGGTCCGCTTTGTCGGCTCGGCGCCAGTGGCAGTCGTCGTTGATCAGTGGGCGCTGGACGTCAATCATAATTTCAACAACAGCGACCAGCTACACGGCTACTACGCGGTGCAGCGCGACGAGCGTAGCGAACCAACCGCGCTGGGAAACACTATTCCGGGATTCGGCGACGTCCGGCACGGCTTTCGCCAGATATTCACGCTGAATTATACGCACATATTCACGCCCAATATGGTCAACGAAGCGCGGTTCGGCTTTAACCGTGTTTCATTTACGGCCGTGGCGGGAGCACAGCTAAATCCGGCCGACTTTGGTATTCGCAACGGCATCAACCAGGTCGGTGCGCTACCTCAGATCAACGTCGCGGGCGGACTCAATTTTGGCGGACCGACTCAGATTCCGACCGGGCGTGGTGACACCAGCTTTGTTGCTTCAGATACGCTCAGCCAATTGCGCGGCCGGCACTCACTCAAGTTCGGCGGCGAGTTTCGACGGTTTTACAATAACAATAATACGCTCGATTCAGGCGTGTTTCAGTTTCCCTCGGTCGCTGCATTCGTCGCCGGAAATGCCAACTCGTTCTCTATTACACTCGGCAACCGGTCAGGCAGCATCGCACAGGGGGCCCTTGATTTCTTCGCGCTGGACAGCTTCAAGTGGCGGCGAAATCTAACTCTTGAACTCGGCCTCCGTTACGAGTGGAACATGAGTCCAAACGAACGCTTCAACCGTTTCTACGTCTTTGATCCAACGCGGGTCGCATTGGTTAATGTCGGTCGTGATATCGATCAGGTCTACAAAACAAATGCCCAGAACCTTCAGCCCCGGGTTGGCGTGGCCTGGGATCCATTCGGAGACGGCAAGACATCCGTTCGCGTTGCCTACGCGATCATGACTGAGCAGCCTACGGTCCAGGCTGTTTCAAACGCAGTCGCCAACCCTCCAAATGCGACGCCGCTCAGTTTCACGGGAACGGTTCGGCTCAACAACGCGATCGACCTGGCGCGCGCTTCCGGCATTTCACTTGTAAGCGTTGATCACAACTATAAGAACACTTACGTGCAATCCTGGAACCTGAACATCCAACGCGAAATCATTCCCCGTCTGGCGGTGATGGTGGGCTACTTCGGTTCGAAGGGCACGCACTTGCGCATCTCGCGCAACCTCAATCAGCCGACCAGTGGCGTTCGACCCTATCCATTCTTGTCCGCCTCGAGTCCAGTCCTGCCAGGCGCGAGCCTGGGCAACATTACCCAGATTGAGGGCACCGGCAACTCCAGTTACAACGCGCTCTGGACCACAGTCAGCCGCCGCTTCTCATCTGGCCTGCAATTCAGTGCTTCTTACACCTTGTCCAAGTCAATCGATTACAACTCAATAAACGCACCGCCGACGGTTATCACGGTGCAGAACAGTTATGACCTGCGAAATGATCGCGGGCTGTCGGATTTCGATGCTCGTCATCGTCTTGTCGTAAGCGGAATTTACGAGCTGCCGTTCAAGGGGAATCGCCTCAAGGAAGGCTGGCAATTTTCGGTGATCCTTCAAGCGCAGACTGGGAATCCGGTTAACATCATTACCACGAACACCGCAGTCAACGGCGTGGCAAACACACTCCGTCCGGACGTCAGGGGGCCCGTTGAAAATGTTGGCCGAGTCGATCGCTGGTTGGATACCAGTGCGTTCACGGCGGTTCCCCGTTTTGGAAGTCTCGGGCGCAACGTCATCATCGGTCCCGGCTTTAGTAACGTCGACTTCTCAATACTCAAGAACATCAAGCTCGACGAAAAGATGCGTCTGCAATTCCGCGCAGAAGTCTTCGACCTGCTTAATCACGCTAGTTTCGGACAGCCTGGCCGGGTAGTCGGCAGCGCGACCTTCGGGCAGATTTCCAATACTCGTTTTCCCACTGGCGATTCGGGTTCATCGCGCCAGTTGCAGTTTGCTTTGAAATTCCTGTTCTAG
- a CDS encoding PAS domain-containing sensor histidine kinase produces the protein MSKSIAQIVIASELGPRLCRFPVAATVEGGEVDGDVFLRRIVDTCAAGVAVLDELGTLLYVSPAWGPLVEPDDRGGSTPWKSSFLGIGKSSAEGFHALAENIQGILEGREREFHREYSVAGNEGPVWFLMHAARLDLPGTNRFRVLLTREDITRHRQAEEALRNLGGRLINAQEEERSRVARELHDDLNQQVAIMSIELEQLRRKIPEGLHDLSALVSGLGAKAQEISSEIHRLSYQLHPAKLDHLGLAAAIKSLCDELSERCEIKIEFYQNGFPAPLSREVTLCVFRIAQESLQNVTRHSGAHGAQVVLRKNSTGVHLHVSDAGCGFDMQSSRTKNGLGFISMRERLRLVGGRISIRSQPFIGTQIDIVVPVRSLCPQAEPSAQFY, from the coding sequence ATGTCGAAGAGCATTGCACAAATCGTGATCGCCAGCGAACTTGGACCTCGGCTTTGTCGCTTTCCGGTAGCTGCGACCGTTGAAGGGGGCGAAGTCGACGGTGACGTATTTCTGCGAAGAATTGTGGACACGTGCGCGGCGGGTGTCGCGGTTCTGGATGAACTGGGGACGCTGCTGTATGTCAGTCCCGCGTGGGGCCCATTAGTGGAGCCGGATGATCGTGGCGGATCCACGCCTTGGAAGAGCAGCTTTCTGGGAATTGGTAAATCTTCTGCCGAAGGGTTCCATGCGCTGGCCGAAAACATTCAGGGGATTCTCGAAGGCCGCGAACGCGAGTTTCATCGCGAATATTCGGTTGCCGGCAACGAGGGGCCGGTGTGGTTCTTGATGCACGCGGCCCGGCTCGATTTGCCGGGCACGAATCGCTTTCGCGTTCTGCTAACTCGTGAGGACATCACCCGGCACCGACAGGCAGAGGAAGCGCTCCGCAACCTCGGTGGCCGGCTAATCAACGCTCAGGAAGAGGAACGCAGTCGAGTCGCGAGAGAACTGCACGACGATCTAAATCAGCAAGTCGCGATCATGTCGATCGAACTTGAACAGCTGCGGCGGAAGATACCGGAAGGCCTTCACGACTTAAGCGCGCTGGTCAGCGGGCTCGGGGCAAAGGCCCAGGAAATATCTTCAGAGATTCATCGCCTCTCTTATCAGTTACACCCGGCCAAGCTCGATCATCTGGGACTCGCCGCTGCGATCAAAAGCCTGTGCGACGAACTATCCGAACGGTGCGAGATCAAGATCGAGTTTTATCAGAATGGTTTTCCCGCCCCGTTGTCCAGGGAAGTAACGTTGTGCGTCTTTCGGATAGCCCAGGAATCACTACAAAACGTGACCCGGCACAGCGGGGCACATGGGGCCCAGGTTGTCTTACGAAAAAACTCAACGGGAGTGCACCTGCACGTGTCGGATGCCGGCTGCGGATTCGATATGCAATCATCGCGAACAAAAAATGGGCTGGGGTTTATCAGCATGAGAGAGCGTCTGCGCCTGGTGGGCGGGAGAATCTCAATCCGATCCCAACCATTCATCGGCACCCAAATCGACATTGTGGTTCCTGTCCGAAGTCTCTGCCCTCAGGCAGAGCCAAGTGCTCAGTTTTATTGA
- a CDS encoding DUF4239 domain-containing protein has protein sequence MFETLFDIPLWIAGTVIIATLCLFAVGGSLLVRRLVLPRLRVDAGDSEFTGAMLQSVMVFYGLAVALIAVTVFQTYSDTQKVVTGEATALNALYRDVTSYPDPSRTELQKGLRDYNRYVIDEAWPLQQQGKVPGGGIEHMTRFQVALTKFEPATEGQKLLHGETLRAYNTLIQARRMRLDAVSTGLPKVMWAVVIVGAFISLSACFFFKVEDARLHILEVLLLAIFIGLVIFMILSLDRPFRGDLGIGADPYTLVYDQLMKSIP, from the coding sequence GTGTTTGAGACTCTCTTCGATATTCCGCTTTGGATCGCCGGCACGGTGATCATCGCAACCCTGTGCCTGTTCGCAGTGGGCGGATCGCTGTTGGTTCGCCGTCTTGTGCTTCCGAGACTGCGCGTTGATGCGGGAGACTCGGAATTCACCGGTGCCATGTTGCAGTCGGTGATGGTGTTCTATGGCCTGGCGGTGGCTTTGATCGCTGTGACCGTATTCCAAACCTATTCCGACACGCAGAAGGTCGTTACCGGGGAGGCCACCGCACTGAATGCGCTTTACCGCGATGTGACCAGCTATCCCGACCCGAGCCGCACAGAACTACAGAAGGGACTTCGCGATTACAACCGGTATGTAATTGACGAAGCCTGGCCGTTGCAGCAACAAGGAAAAGTTCCGGGCGGTGGGATCGAACACATGACCCGCTTTCAGGTAGCGTTGACAAAATTCGAACCGGCCACCGAAGGCCAGAAGCTTTTGCACGGCGAAACTCTGCGCGCCTACAACACCCTGATCCAGGCGCGCCGCATGCGCCTCGATGCGGTGAGCACCGGGTTGCCGAAGGTCATGTGGGCGGTAGTCATCGTCGGTGCCTTCATCAGCTTGAGCGCTTGCTTCTTTTTCAAAGTCGAAGATGCGCGGTTGCACATACTCGAGGTGCTGTTGCTGGCGATCTTCATCGGGCTGGTGATTTTCATGATCCTTTCCCTCGACCGCCCGTTTCGCGGCGATCTTGGAATTGGGGCGGATCCGTACACGCTAGTCTACGACCAGCTTATGAAAAGTATTCCGTGA
- a CDS encoding response regulator, translated as MDDEEPIRKALSRLIRSAGMDVETFPSGAEFLESLSDRRPHCIVLDLHMPVVNGFEVQTRMAESCARVPVIIITGHDSDETRNRALDGMPVAYLRKPVDDHALLDAIELALSQPIACRTK; from the coding sequence GTGGACGACGAAGAACCCATCCGTAAAGCTTTGAGCCGACTGATACGTTCGGCTGGTATGGACGTGGAAACCTTTCCGTCCGGCGCCGAGTTCCTCGAATCCCTTTCGGACCGTCGGCCCCACTGCATCGTGCTGGATCTGCACATGCCTGTTGTGAACGGCTTCGAGGTCCAAACGCGGATGGCCGAGTCCTGCGCGAGAGTGCCCGTAATAATCATAACCGGCCACGATTCCGATGAGACGCGCAACCGAGCATTGGACGGAATGCCCGTGGCTTATCTCCGCAAACCTGTCGACGATCATGCACTGCTCGACGCCATTGAACTGGCGCTGAGCCAACCAATCGCGTGCAGAACTAAATAG
- a CDS encoding response regulator transcription factor: MKRPRIILADDHLLLLDAIKNLLGPDFEVVGTFTDGRALVNGAAELKPDVVVLDINMPNMNGLNAGQRLKQLLPKVKLVFLTMNLDADMAAEAFRLGASAYVVKNSAATELIQAIRLALVGRTYLTPLIPQGDVPGSFFHQVERNKNPNHLTLRQKEVLQLLVEGRSMKEVAYMLDVTPRTVAFHKYSMMEQLHLHSSADLIRFAINNSLVATV, from the coding sequence ATGAAACGCCCCCGGATAATACTTGCTGACGACCACCTGCTATTACTGGATGCAATCAAGAATTTGCTGGGACCAGACTTCGAAGTGGTGGGCACCTTTACTGATGGTCGAGCACTGGTTAACGGTGCCGCAGAACTAAAGCCTGATGTCGTAGTGCTGGATATCAATATGCCGAATATGAACGGCCTTAATGCCGGACAGCGGCTCAAGCAATTACTGCCGAAAGTTAAGCTGGTTTTCCTAACGATGAACCTCGACGCCGACATGGCTGCGGAAGCTTTTCGGCTGGGAGCGTCGGCATACGTGGTGAAAAACTCGGCCGCGACCGAGTTGATTCAGGCGATACGACTGGCTCTGGTGGGCCGAACCTACTTAACCCCTTTAATCCCACAGGGCGACGTACCCGGGTCCTTCTTTCATCAGGTGGAACGAAACAAGAACCCCAACCATCTCACACTGCGCCAAAAGGAAGTCCTTCAATTGCTGGTGGAGGGGCGCTCGATGAAGGAAGTGGCTTATATGTTAGACGTCACTCCGCGTACCGTAGCCTTTCACAAGTACAGCATGATGGAACAACTTCACCTCCACAGCAGTGCGGATCTGATCCGGTTTGCGATCAACAACTCGCTGGTGGCCACGGTCTAG